A window of Mucilaginibacter sp. PAMC 26640 contains these coding sequences:
- a CDS encoding transcriptional regulator codes for MKKLTFYDFIKIDEYSATPKYLQLANSIVNAIEAAVIQKDYLLPSINELSYQFDISRDTIQKSYKHLKKIGVVNSFPGKGYCISNMDFRQKLKVFLLFNKLSPHKKIIYDAMVQALGDDVAIDFYIYNNDFKLFKKLLQSKKEDYSHYVIIPHFIDGGENANEIINTIPKDKLILLDKNIPGISGEYSVVYENFEKDIYGALSQAKEPLSKYDTIKLIFPDQTYFPVEIIKGFQHFCQQYAFNHEVINDISTAPLKKGEVFISLMEDDLVILLERTMELKLKVGKEVGVISYNETPVKKVLLNGITTISTDFKYMGNIAAGMVLGKSKGHVEVPFYYTRRASI; via the coding sequence TTGAAAAAGTTAACCTTTTACGATTTTATTAAGATAGATGAATACTCTGCAACACCAAAATATTTGCAGCTGGCCAATTCTATCGTTAATGCCATCGAGGCTGCCGTTATTCAAAAGGATTACCTGCTCCCCTCCATCAACGAGTTGAGTTACCAGTTTGATATTTCCCGTGATACCATCCAGAAAAGCTATAAGCACTTAAAAAAGATTGGCGTTGTCAACTCCTTTCCAGGTAAGGGCTACTGCATTTCCAATATGGACTTTCGCCAAAAGCTAAAAGTGTTTTTACTGTTCAATAAGCTTAGTCCGCATAAAAAGATCATTTACGACGCCATGGTGCAGGCGCTGGGAGATGATGTTGCGATAGATTTTTATATCTACAACAACGATTTTAAGCTGTTTAAAAAGCTGCTCCAATCCAAAAAAGAAGACTATTCGCATTACGTAATTATTCCTCATTTCATCGATGGCGGAGAAAATGCCAACGAGATCATCAATACCATCCCGAAGGATAAACTGATCTTGCTGGATAAAAACATCCCGGGCATCAGTGGCGAATATAGCGTGGTGTACGAGAATTTTGAAAAGGATATTTACGGGGCGCTAAGCCAGGCAAAGGAACCGTTGAGTAAATACGATACCATTAAACTCATCTTTCCCGATCAAACCTACTTCCCGGTAGAGATCATTAAAGGGTTCCAGCACTTTTGCCAGCAGTATGCCTTCAATCATGAGGTGATCAACGATATCAGTACCGCCCCCTTAAAAAAAGGCGAGGTTTTTATCAGCCTGATGGAAGACGACCTGGTGATCCTGCTGGAAAGAACGATGGAGCTTAAACTTAAAGTCGGCAAGGAAGTTGGCGTAATTTCCTACAATGAAACTCCTGTGAAAAAAGTTTTGTTGAATGGCATCACCACCATATCAACGGATTTCAAATACATGGGAAATATAGCTGCCGGCATGGTGTTAGGGAAATCGAAAGGGCATGTAGAGGTGCCGTTTTACTACACGCGGAGAGCGTCTATATAA
- a CDS encoding glycoside hydrolase family 2, translating to MIFLFTAVCGASFCQVKPNVKQGLPANFRAIESGFVNIPDSVQTSIYWYWISGNISKEGVIKDLEAMKKVGINRAFIGNIGLDNVPQGKIKMFSDEWWDILHTALKTATRLNIQIGLFNSPGWSQSGGPWVKPEQSMRYLTSSKQMLKGPALFNGQLLKPKELFQDVKVLAYPVAPGYGDDISRQKVVLSATPDVDSLRNLMDHDPKTAVHLKGGQQFSVAANLKEAYTVRSLTLTTTQQPVRLAGEIQVNVNDNFVTLRKFKIDRSNPAINTGFVPFPPAAISLPLTTAKNFRVVFTTISNDCGITELKFSGTPVVENYDEKTLAKMWPNPHPFWDAYQWPQQPDEPSSFYINPAKVMDISHFMTADGTLKWNVPAGNWMVERTGMTPTTATNSPAPPEGTGLEADKMSKQHIAAHFEAFLGEVIRRIPAADRQSWKVTVEDSYETGGQNWTDDLIAEFKQKYNYDPTPYIPVLQGTVIGSEDQSDRFLWDLRRLIADDVSFKYVGGLREISHKYGLTTWLENYGHWGFPGEFLQYGGQSDEVGGEFWSEGDLGDIENRAASSSAHIYGKTKVSAESFTAAGAEFRRYPAMFKKRGDRFFTEGINNTLMHVYVQQPNDDAIPGFNAWFGVEFNRLNTWFYDMDVFLKYIKRSNMMLQQGQYVADVAYFIGEDAPKMIGVTDPALPQGYAFDYINGDVIKQRLTVKNGKLVLPNGISYSVLVLPKLQTIRPELLVKIKELVKQGAVVLGPKPERSPSLAGYPAADEQVKSIAAELWGNVDGTRNKVHHYGKGMVINGIDLQQTLDLIKVKPDLKISGSEPVLFIHRKLNEGAIYFISNQKDTPVKFSTAFRITGKIPELWDAVTGAMRNLPVYTQHAGTTQINMQLEPFESAFVIFRNNVATSNTKKANYPSPVHTTAITQPWTVNFDKARRGPANPVVFNTLTDWTVNANDSIKYYSGTAYYHNTFKVEQVTKGANYFIDLGLARAIAKVKVNGIDVGGAWTPPYRLDITKALKPGENKIEIKVVNTWANRLVGDQRLPKDQRKTSANYSPDAKASLESSGLLGPVKIDEIIY from the coding sequence GTGATTTTTCTTTTTACAGCGGTGTGCGGGGCTTCCTTCTGCCAGGTAAAACCAAACGTTAAGCAGGGATTACCTGCCAACTTTCGCGCTATCGAATCAGGCTTTGTAAACATTCCCGACTCCGTTCAAACCAGTATTTACTGGTATTGGATCTCCGGCAATATTTCTAAAGAAGGGGTGATCAAAGATCTGGAGGCCATGAAAAAAGTGGGTATCAACCGTGCCTTTATTGGTAATATCGGTTTGGATAACGTCCCTCAAGGCAAGATTAAAATGTTTTCGGACGAGTGGTGGGATATTCTGCATACCGCCCTTAAAACTGCCACCAGGCTGAATATCCAGATCGGGCTTTTCAATAGCCCCGGCTGGAGCCAGTCGGGTGGGCCCTGGGTTAAACCGGAGCAGTCCATGCGCTACCTTACCTCATCTAAACAAATGCTGAAAGGCCCGGCATTATTCAACGGACAGTTGCTTAAGCCAAAGGAATTGTTCCAGGATGTAAAAGTTTTGGCCTACCCGGTTGCACCAGGCTACGGTGATGATATCAGCAGGCAAAAAGTAGTACTTTCTGCTACGCCGGATGTTGATTCGCTGCGTAACCTAATGGACCACGATCCTAAGACTGCCGTTCATTTAAAAGGCGGCCAGCAGTTTTCAGTAGCCGCTAACTTAAAAGAGGCTTATACGGTCCGCAGCTTAACACTTACCACCACCCAGCAGCCTGTTCGGTTGGCAGGCGAGATCCAGGTAAATGTGAACGATAATTTCGTTACCCTTAGAAAGTTTAAAATTGACCGCAGCAACCCGGCCATTAATACCGGTTTTGTACCTTTTCCGCCTGCTGCCATCTCGCTGCCACTTACCACGGCGAAAAACTTCCGGGTAGTATTTACTACCATATCTAACGATTGCGGAATTACCGAACTCAAATTCTCCGGTACACCGGTAGTAGAAAATTACGACGAAAAAACACTGGCTAAAATGTGGCCCAATCCGCACCCTTTTTGGGATGCTTACCAATGGCCGCAGCAACCCGATGAGCCTTCGTCCTTTTATATCAACCCGGCAAAAGTTATGGATATCTCTCATTTCATGACTGCTGACGGTACCCTTAAATGGAACGTGCCTGCCGGTAACTGGATGGTTGAGCGCACCGGCATGACGCCAACCACGGCAACCAACAGCCCCGCCCCGCCGGAAGGGACAGGCTTAGAGGCGGATAAAATGAGCAAGCAGCATATCGCGGCGCATTTTGAAGCTTTTTTAGGCGAAGTGATCAGGCGGATTCCTGCGGCGGACAGGCAATCATGGAAAGTAACCGTGGAGGACAGTTACGAAACCGGCGGCCAAAACTGGACCGACGACCTGATAGCGGAATTCAAACAAAAATACAACTACGATCCAACACCTTACATCCCCGTTTTGCAAGGGACTGTGATTGGCAGCGAAGATCAATCCGACAGGTTTCTTTGGGATTTGAGGCGCTTAATTGCTGATGATGTTTCGTTTAAATACGTAGGCGGGCTCCGGGAGATCAGCCACAAATACGGCCTTACTACCTGGCTGGAAAACTATGGTCACTGGGGGTTCCCGGGCGAGTTTTTGCAATACGGCGGCCAGTCGGACGAGGTTGGCGGCGAGTTTTGGAGCGAGGGTGACCTGGGCGATATAGAAAACCGGGCTGCATCGTCTTCGGCCCATATCTACGGTAAAACAAAGGTTTCCGCAGAATCATTTACCGCTGCAGGTGCGGAGTTCAGGCGGTACCCGGCCATGTTTAAAAAACGCGGGGACAGGTTTTTTACCGAAGGTATTAACAATACCCTGATGCATGTATATGTCCAGCAGCCAAATGATGATGCCATACCGGGCTTTAACGCCTGGTTTGGAGTAGAGTTTAACCGGCTCAACACCTGGTTTTATGATATGGATGTGTTTCTCAAATACATTAAACGCAGTAATATGATGCTGCAGCAGGGGCAGTATGTGGCCGATGTTGCTTATTTTATTGGCGAGGATGCACCAAAGATGATCGGGGTGACGGACCCGGCATTGCCGCAGGGTTACGCTTTCGATTATATTAACGGTGATGTGATTAAACAGCGGCTAACCGTAAAAAATGGCAAGCTTGTTTTACCAAACGGCATTAGCTATAGCGTACTGGTACTGCCCAAACTGCAAACCATTCGCCCGGAACTGCTTGTTAAGATAAAAGAACTGGTAAAACAAGGCGCTGTTGTTCTTGGTCCAAAGCCGGAGCGCTCGCCAAGTTTGGCCGGTTATCCGGCAGCAGACGAGCAGGTAAAAAGCATTGCCGCCGAACTTTGGGGTAATGTTGATGGTACCAGGAATAAAGTTCATCACTACGGAAAAGGGATGGTAATTAATGGAATTGATCTGCAACAAACGCTGGACCTGATTAAGGTGAAACCGGATCTGAAAATTTCCGGCAGCGAACCAGTACTGTTTATCCACCGCAAGCTAAACGAAGGGGCCATCTATTTTATCTCCAACCAAAAGGATACCCCGGTAAAATTTTCTACCGCTTTTCGTATCACGGGCAAAATCCCCGAGCTGTGGGATGCGGTAACCGGTGCCATGCGCAACCTGCCGGTGTACACGCAGCATGCAGGTACAACCCAAATCAATATGCAGCTGGAGCCTTTTGAAAGTGCCTTCGTGATCTTTAGAAACAATGTGGCGACAAGTAATACAAAAAAAGCCAATTACCCTTCGCCTGTACATACCACAGCCATTACACAACCCTGGACGGTAAACTTTGATAAAGCGCGGCGCGGGCCTGCAAACCCGGTGGTTTTTAATACGCTGACGGATTGGACGGTAAATGCAAACGACAGCATCAAATATTATTCGGGCACTGCCTATTACCATAATACCTTTAAAGTGGAGCAGGTAACAAAGGGTGCAAATTATTTTATCGACCTTGGCCTTGCCCGGGCAATTGCCAAAGTGAAGGTAAACGGCATAGATGTAGGCGGCGCATGGACCCCGCCTTACCGGCTGGATATTACAAAAGCGCTAAAGCCGGGCGAAAATAAAATTGAAATAAAAGTGGTTAATACCTGGGCAAACCGATTGGTAGGTGATCAGCGGCTGCCCAAAGATCAGCGAAAAACATCGGCAAATTACAGTCCGGATGCAAAGGCTTCATTGGAATCATCCGGCTTGTTGGGCCCGGTAAAAATTGATGAAATAATTTATTAA
- a CDS encoding alpha-L-rhamnosidase produces MPPVFAGTHLKDVQTEETVRRYLSPVRILWQAPGAASHIKNAERLLKPGDGQADLSGKDLCVMENDATGKAGLLLDFGREMHGGLQLVTDQSRGGKPVRVRIRFGESASEAMSDIDTVKGATNDHAMRDFVISLPWLGKLEVGNTGFRFVRIDLLDDNAQLKLKEARAIFIYRDIPYLGSFKSSDTLLNKIWMTGAYTVHLNMQDYLWDGIKRDRLVWVGDMHPETSTIAAVFGNSNVVTKSLDLARDITPLPEYMNGMVSYSMWWVLIQRDWYMHNGDLAYLKKQKIYLTALLNQFAQKIDANNSESLNDGARFLDWPSSTDPKAIHAGLQAMLVMTLNAGAELSTVLNDPATAARCKAAVANLKKNVPDPGSSKQAAALLSLSGLMPAEKANQILSAGGVHNYSTFFGYYMLNAKANAGDYQGGVDAIRNYWGPMLSLGATTFWEDFNIDWLPNASRIDELVPAGKKDIHGDYGAFCYKGFRHSLSHGWASGPTPWLTQYVLGVNLMAPGCRVLKIAPHLGDLKYAEGTFPTPLGIVSIKNTRLANGSVNIEVKAPKGIKIIKVK; encoded by the coding sequence CTGCCGCCGGTTTTTGCCGGTACACATCTTAAAGATGTGCAAACCGAGGAGACTGTTCGGCGGTATCTTTCACCTGTGCGCATTTTATGGCAAGCGCCGGGTGCGGCCAGCCATATCAAAAATGCCGAACGCTTATTGAAGCCGGGTGATGGACAGGCCGACCTTTCGGGTAAGGACCTGTGCGTAATGGAAAATGATGCTACCGGCAAAGCTGGCTTACTGCTGGATTTTGGCCGCGAAATGCACGGCGGGCTGCAGCTGGTTACCGATCAATCCCGGGGAGGCAAACCGGTGAGGGTTCGCATCAGGTTTGGCGAATCAGCAAGTGAGGCCATGAGCGACATCGATACTGTAAAGGGTGCAACCAATGACCATGCCATGCGCGATTTTGTGATCTCGCTGCCCTGGCTGGGTAAACTGGAGGTGGGTAACACCGGTTTCCGGTTTGTGCGGATAGATCTGCTGGATGATAATGCACAGCTAAAACTTAAAGAAGCACGCGCAATTTTCATTTACCGCGATATTCCGTACCTCGGCTCGTTCAAAAGCAGTGATACCTTACTAAACAAGATCTGGATGACCGGGGCTTATACCGTACACCTCAATATGCAGGATTATCTTTGGGATGGCATCAAACGCGACCGCCTGGTTTGGGTGGGTGATATGCACCCCGAAACATCAACCATAGCAGCGGTGTTTGGTAATAGCAATGTGGTAACCAAAAGCCTGGATCTGGCACGTGACATTACCCCATTGCCCGAATACATGAACGGTATGGTGTCTTACTCGATGTGGTGGGTTCTCATTCAGCGCGATTGGTATATGCACAACGGCGACCTGGCCTATCTAAAAAAGCAAAAAATATACTTAACTGCTTTGCTCAATCAGTTTGCTCAAAAAATTGATGCCAATAACAGCGAAAGCCTGAACGATGGTGCCCGCTTTTTAGACTGGCCCTCCAGCACTGACCCGAAGGCAATCCACGCGGGCCTGCAGGCTATGCTGGTGATGACTTTAAATGCCGGGGCAGAGCTCAGCACGGTTTTAAATGATCCTGCTACCGCAGCCCGGTGCAAAGCCGCGGTAGCCAATTTGAAAAAGAACGTACCCGATCCGGGCAGTTCCAAACAAGCGGCGGCTTTGCTTTCGCTCTCGGGCCTGATGCCGGCTGAAAAGGCAAACCAGATCCTGTCGGCAGGCGGCGTACACAATTACTCCACCTTTTTTGGCTATTACATGCTGAACGCCAAAGCTAATGCAGGGGATTACCAGGGTGGGGTGGATGCTATCCGCAATTATTGGGGGCCTATGCTCTCATTAGGTGCAACCACCTTTTGGGAAGATTTTAATATCGACTGGCTGCCCAATGCATCAAGAATAGATGAACTGGTGCCTGCAGGTAAAAAAGATATCCATGGGGATTACGGCGCGTTTTGTTATAAAGGGTTTCGGCATAGTTTAAGCCACGGCTGGGCGTCGGGCCCAACGCCATGGCTTACCCAATATGTGCTGGGCGTTAATTTAATGGCGCCGGGTTGCCGGGTATTAAAGATTGCACCGCATTTGGGCGATCTGAAATATGCAGAAGGCACTTTCCCCACGCCGTTGGGTATTGTCAGCATCAAAAATACAAGGCTGGCGAATGGCAGCGTTAATATTGAAGTGAAAGCGCCAAAGGGTATTAAAATTATAAAGGTTAAATGA